The following DNA comes from Cryobacterium psychrophilum.
AGCATTATGCCCCCGAGAGCGACCGCTCCTCCCAGCGTGAATCCCAACGCTGAGAACCCGTAATAGAACGATATGGCGGAGCCCACCAGCAGCACGGTTGAGAGTAGGTACGAAAACCGTCGTGGTGTCGGCGTGGGCGGAAGCGCTGGCCGATGAAAGAGGTGTCGAATGCCCAAATTGTAAACCAGGTCAAGAATCATTCCGCGGGGGAACAATGCTCCGCTGAGTGGAACGATTGCCCCAAATCCAAGAAAAGTGGGCGACTGCAAAGTCAATCCGACAATGATCAGGACGGTGCCCACTCCCGGCGCGAATCGCAGGGGCCCCGCATAGCAAGACTTGGCGTCCTCATCAAGAATTCCAAATCCTTGCTTATCTAGATTGTTCTTTGTGAATTCATTGAGCATTTTTGGTTTCCTAATTGTGGTTGGAAAACTCGGTGGGTCCGACGTGGATCTCGGGGCTGCCTGCGTGTGGTGAATTTCCTGGAGCAGGAAAATCTATTCATCGGTGCTGCCCCGGTCTGGTTGACTAGCCACCCAAAGTGACGGGTCCGCCTCGGCTCAGGTCTGTGCCCGATAAAGGCACCTATGTAACCAGGTGCGAAACCCGCCAAGTTCCCCGATCCTGGCAACATCTCCCCCGCGCCCGAGGAGAACGGAAACTCACAACCAGCGTTTCCATCTCACCATACAGACGGATCTCAGCGATCACGGGTCGTTCGCGCCCGATCGTGCCGAGGAGGTCTGCCATCGAGGTCGAGGAGGTCTTCGATATGCCTGAAGACACCGACTCGGCTTCGCGTTATTTTGTATCAACAGTCATTTCGAACACGTTGCGTCACTCGCCCCTGGCGTTTTAACGAGACAGAGACGAAGCCGCCGAGGAAATCCGCGGCTGGACGCGAGAATTCACCGAAATCGCCCGTTATTCCAGAAATCGCTCCTGAGAATCCTCAGGAGCGAATTTCCTTCCACTGTTCGATGCCCCCGGCCGTGTTGCCCCTAACAGTGACAGGGGCTCTTTAGCAGTCGTGGATGTCAGCGGCACCTGCCCGACGATCTGCATCACTGCGGCAAGTCTTCTAAGAGTGATCCTGCCTGCGGAAAGCTGGAAGGCGAGCGGCCCGTATAAACAGGCCGCCCGCCTCGTGGGAAAGAGCCTAAATGCTCTTATATACCGAAACGTAGTCAACGAGCATTGGAACACCAGACTGTGTCAGCCCGCCGGGACGCCCCGGCCAGTTGCCGCCAATGGCCACATTGAGCCAGAACCCGCTCCAGGGCAGGGTGGATCTGCGTGAGGAACCCGCGGATGCGGTTGCTGGTCGCGACATTTCGCCCGAGGACATCGTCGTCGAACCCGCACAGCATCGAGAGTTCCACGACGTTTTCGTCGACGAGTTGGATCGACCGCACCGCGTGCGACAGCGCGCGGGTCGCGTGGGCGATAAATGCCGTGTCGAAGGGCACTTCCCGGCCCGCTTGTAGGCGGCCGCGTGGCGCTCTCCCTTCCCGACGTCGACACCGATCAACACGTCCACAGCGTCATTAGTTCTCGATCATGACTGCTCCCACCTCTGAACCGTTTTCGTTGGTCTGAGCCGCGGTATCGAGTCTCGACATCCACGTTACGAATGGCCTGGACAACGGTCCGGCTCCTATCAGCGATCACCTGATACCAATCAAGTCCGGTGACAACACCCCCCGGATCGTCAACGACTGGGGGCAATAATCATGCCGGACCCGACGGGTTAACGTCCCCCGATGATCACACCATCCGGGGATACGAACAAGGTAACGGGGCATGACCGGGTTCCCTCGTCCATGAATCCCAGCTAGCTCGTGGTGATCACCACCCCCATTGCGGGTGCGTCAGAGCCGAAAGGGCGGGGGCCGGAAACATGCCCGGCCCCCGTCCGATCACGGACCGGTGTACTGCAAGATGTACAGCCCACTGTCGCGGTCCGAGGCGAGCACGTACTTCTGGCCGTTGGGATGCGTATACACCTGTACGCCCCAGAAGTTGTTACCGCCCTCGTCGATGTAGCTACCGACCTCCTTGAGCCCGGTCGGACCGTAGCTGAGCACACGGAACCCGCCCGCGTAATACGAGACGTACGCGAGGTCTTCGTCGGGGTCCGTGGCGACCTCGTGGACCGAAAGGTCGCCGAAGCCTGCGGCGAACGCGGGATCCTGACCTTCCGGCAGGTAGTACTGGTCCACCTCTGCCATGGTGTTCGCATCATAGAGATGGACATAACCCCATCCGTCGAATACCGCCTTGAGATCCACCGTCTGCCCGTCGGTGCCGACGGGCGGAGCCGCAGTTCCGGCGCCGGAGGCATCACAGCTGTATCCGGCCGGGAGACCGCCGAGGATCCGGAAGCCATCCGTGCGCGAGACGAAGACAGCCGGGATCCCTGCCGTTACGAGCATCGACACCAGAGCCTCGCAGCCGCCATCGCCCGTGCGGTTGAAGACGATCGCGCCGAGGTATCCCTTAGCCTCCACGTTCTGCACCTTCACCGCGAAGTCGCAGACTCCGCGTTCGATGACCGCCACCGTGTGGGAGGCGTCGGCTGGCAGGATCGTCGCGGCATCACAGGCGAGTCCCACTCCGCGAGTATCGCCCGCAAGCGTCGTATTCACGTTGATTTGCGGGACATCCGAGCCCTGCACCGCCGTGAATGCGGTGCCATCGCCCATCGTCGCTGTCACACGGTAGGGGTCGAAGTCCTCGTCGGTAGCAATGAAGAATTGGTTGTCGCGAGTGAACTCGGCCTGATGGCCGTTGCCCTCCGGGGATATCACCTGCGCACCGTTCGTCACTTCGAAGCGCACCGGGTCGACGGCCGCGAAATCGGTGTCCGCGATGAACTGGGGACTCGCCGGATTCTCGACATTCAGCTTGGCGTAGCCACCGTCCCAGTAGGACACGAGCATCGTCTGGATACCGTCTATCTCCTTCACCACCATGTCGTGCAGGAATGCGGCGTCCCCGTGAACGGCGCCGTTCGGCTGCTTCGTCTGGTCGGCAAGACTTGTCTCTGAGATGAGCTTCGGCCGGCTCGGATTGGTGATGTCGATGATGTCGATGTCTTCGGCTTCCTCGTTATCCACGAGAACCGCGTATGCCTGGGAACCGTCCTGCCAGGCGAACGCAGAGTGAGTCTCGTTCGAGTGAGTTTGGCTCTTCCCCTTCACGCTGAAGTCCCCGAAGCCCTCGACGAGTTTCTTCGGCTTCAGAGGATTCGTCACGTCGATGAGGGTGATACCCCCCACTCCGACTTTCGAGCCGGGGCAAATCTCATTCTGGTAGATCAGAAGGTCGCCCGTGAACGATGGCGTGTTCAGGCTGATGACCTGGGATCCTTCGCCGCTGAATGTTCCAACGTGGCTGGAGATCTTGGAGACCTGCTTCGGAGATGTGGGATCGGAGATGTCCACGATGTAGACACCGCCGCGATCGCACTCCGGTGCGTAGAAGGCGGTGAGGTACGCGTAATTGCCCATGACCGCCACATCCGCGATGCGCCCCGGTTCCTCCGCCCCTGCGAACAGGTCGATGTTGCCGATCTTCGTGACGTTGTTATTCGTCGGTGGAAGGTGGCCCTCGCTGACGCCGTGCTGCGCGTCGTCATGCGCGTGTGTCTCCTTGCCGGAGTTGATAGCGCCGTCGTCGGCCAGGCGCGAAACGCTGCCGGCGGCGGGGGCTGCAGCGGCGATCATCAGCGCGCTGACCAAAACAAGAGCTGTGCGAGCGTAAAACGGCTTAATCAACAGTGATCTCCTCGTTCGATGAAGTATCCCGGCTGTTGTCGGTGGAGCAAGTAAACCAGAGTGGAGGCGGATGTGATACGGAGCGCTCGCAATTGGTCTGACCGTCGTCGAGGCTGACACCGATGCGCCAGTGGTTGCTGCCGGCCTGGAACCGGGCATCGCAGACGCCTCACCCTCCCCTCCCCTGCCCGGCCCTCGGCCCCGAGCCCCACCGCGAGTCGAAGTTGACCGCGACTATAAGGCGTGCGCGTGGAGCCGACCTGTATCGTTCGGCCCTCTTTTCGACAGGCCTCAACAACGGGTGGTGCGGTCATGTCGATTTCTACTCTCAGTGAACCCTCATTTCAAGAGGGCCCACTGTCCGAGCTATCCGCAGCGGGTCAAGGCGTGTGCGGTCGCGGATCAATCGCGTCGGGCCTCAAGCGGTCGATTCAGGCCGATCGCGATCACGTGAAGGTCTGCGACAACTTCGACTCGCGGTGGGGCGCGGCGTCGATGTGGCCCGGGGTGCCCGCATAGAGGAGCTCGATCTCGCTCGCGAAGTCGTCAAGAATGACCGAGCGTTTCGTTGAGAGTTTCGGCGTGAGATGCCCACTCGCTTCGGTGAATTCGGTTGAAAGGATGACGAAGCTGCGAATCGACTCCGCTCGTGAGACGAACGAGTTGCCGTGATCGATCGCCCGCTGCACCTCGGCTCGTACTGCGGGGTGTGCTGCGGCCACGTCGCGCCCCATTGCCGGGTCCAGTCCGTTGTTACGAAGCCAAGCCGGCAGCATCTCGGCGTCGAGCGTGACGAGCGCTGTGATGAACGGGCGGCGGTCGCCGACGACCACCGCCTGCCCGACGATCGGGTTACTCGTGATGGGGACTTCGAGAGCTGTTGGTGCCACGTTCTTGCCGCCGGCGGTGACGATGATCTCCTTCTTGCGGCCGGTGATGGCCAGGTTGCCCTTCTCGTCGAGTGTGCCGAGATCTCCGGTTCGGAGCCAGCCGTCATCGAATACGGCAGCGGTGGCGTCGGGATTGCGCCAGTACTCTTTGAACACGTTCACACCTGCGATCTCGACTTCGCCATCGTCAGCGATGCGCACGGACACACCGGGCAGGGGTGGTCCGACCGTGCCGATCTTGACCGAACCCGGCCGACATACGGTGGCCGGGGCGGTCGTCTCCGTCAGCCCGTACCCCTCGAGGATGCTGACGCCAAGACTTCGGTAGAAATGCCCGAGTCGCTCCCCGAGAGGACCGCCTCCGGACACTGCGAACTGCACTCTCCCGCCAAGCGCGGTCCGCAGCTTGGATAGCACCAGTCGGTCGAGCACTGCGAAGCGCACACGGAGTCCGAGCGGGACGTGGCCCTGGTCAAGGGCCTTCGAGCGGGCGATCGCCGTTTCCACCGCCTGTCGGAACAGTTTTCCGCGCCCGCCTGCTTCGGCGCGTTGCTCGCTGGAGTTGTAGATCTTTTCGAACACGCGTGGGACGGCGAAGAGGAATGTCGGTTTGAATTCCCCGAGTCTCTCGATCAGCTTCTTCGTGTCTCCCTCGTGGGCGATCCTCACCCCGCCATACACGCTCACGACAGCGATGAAGCGCGCAAAAACGTGCGCCATCGGGAGGAAGAGCAGCGTGGATGCTCCGGACGCGAATACCTCGGGGAGTTCGTTGGCCGTGTTGCGACTCAACTCGACGAAGTTGCCGTGGGTCAGCACGCAGCCCTTGGGGGTGCCTGTCGTGCCCGAAGTATAGATGATCGTGGCGATGTCATCTTCGTTCGCGAGGCTGCGTCGACGTTCAAGCTCGACGTCGCCGATCGTGGTCCCTTGGGTGGTGAGCACGTCGAGGTCACCGTCATCGATCGTCCAGACCCGTTCGACCTCCGGCAGCTCCGGCAACACCTCCCCCACTCGAGCGCGCAGCGCGGCGTCCTCAACGATCACAGCAACGGCCCCAGAGTCACCCAGGTTCCAGCGGATCTGGAACGGCGACGACGTTTCGTAGATCGGGACGAGGACGACCCCGGCGAACCAGGCCGCAAAATCAATCAGGCTCCACTCGTAGCGGGTACCGGCGATCAGTCCGATGCGCTGCCCCGGCTGAAGGCCGGCCGCAATGAATCCCTTCGCGAGACTCTTCACTTGCGCCAGAAACTCCGCTGCCGTGATATCCAACCTCCCGGACTCCACAACACGGGAGAAGAGCACCAGTTCTGGCGTTGCGGCGACGCGCTCCATCAACAGATCGCTTGCGTTGGCGGTGGGGGTCACGGTCGTGCGGGCGGGATGGTCGATCTGGTGCATCTGAACTCCTTTGTTCGACATGGCGGCCCTATCTGGGCCAGGGTGTTTGGGGAAAAAGGCAGGCTCAGGCCGCTGCCGCGACCGGGGAGGTTCTCACAATCGGAGCCGTCATCCGGCCAAGCAACGTGGGAAGGGTGCGTGTCACATACGACGAGGTGTGGAAGTCACGTTCATCACCGCTGCCAAACACCCACGCCTCGAACGAGCGCTCATAGGTCTCGATGATGATGCGGGCCGCCAGCGCGGCTGGCCACGACGCATCGCGGTGCAGCTGACCGATCAGCTCGGCCACAACAGCGCTGAGGGCGTGGAGTTGGCGGTTCTCGGCAGCCAGAAGCGCCTTCGCTTCGTTGGGGGAACGCAATGCCCGCAGCCGACGCTCGGCCCGAATCGTCACCGCCCCACGATCAATCGGACGGGACCGGGCGAGAGCGACCGCGGCAGCCTGCAACATCTGCGCGTCGTCGAGTCCAGCGATCTCACCGAAACTCGAACGAAGCCGCTCCGCGCACTCCAGCGCCAAACGCTCCTGCACAGCATCGAGAAATGCGTCGTCCGTGGCATACAGCAGCCGAAACGATTGCGGGTGAATGCCGGCCTGTTCGCAGACGTCGGCTATGAGCTGTGCAGTCACGCCCCCGCCATCGGCCAGTGCAATGCGCCCTGCAAGCGTCAGGCGACGACGCGCCCCGTCGCGTTGCGATTCGGTCTTACTCTCCATCGACTGAGACCCCTCTCGTTTAAAGAAACATTAGTTGCTTTAATCGAAGCAGGTCAAATAACATAGCCGTATGAGCGAGCGTATCGATGAGACGCCGGTAAACATTACCGACGGCATCTTTTTCACGATGCCGCCCGTGCTCAGCCGCGGCCGTCACGAACTGAGCCGCGAAGAGGTACTGGTCATCCACCGGGAACGTCTGATGATTGCCGCGACCGAGTTGCTCGCATCCGATGGCTACCAGGGCGTCGGCGTGCGAGAGATCACAGCCCGCGCCCGCGTCTCCCGGGCCGCGTTCTACGCAGCCTTCGACGACAAGGACGCCTGCGTGTTCGCTGCGTACGAGCGCTTCATCGAGGTACTCCTCAGCCGCCTCACTGCGGTCATGGCCCCCTCCTCCACCGCGACAGCGACCGTGAACAGCTTCCTCGAGGCCTACCTCAGCACCCTGCAGCTCGACCTCGTCGCGGCCCGCGCGTTCCACGTCGAATTCGAATCTCTCGGTGCCGCTGCTCGGAAATGCCGACGTGATGGCACCACCCGCCTCGCCACCCTCATCCGCGACGCACAAGCCGCGATCAGTGACACTCCGCCCGCCCCGCTCAGCGATCACATTGGGGGCGTCTACGCCGTACGCGATCTGGTCTCTGATGCCCTCGACCAATCGGCCGCACCCGAACTGCTCAGCCTGCTGCCCGTGATGTCGTTGTGGACCACCCGGCTCCTCGCCCTCAAACGCTGAGACAGACCCGCACGGAGAACTGAACTCCGCCTGCGCCGTGATCGGGTCGTATTCTTACCGGCTCGATTGCCCGAGCGCGGCTTGCGCGATCGCCACGTAGCGGTGCGCGAGTTCCTGCGGACTCAGCGCGCCGTCGCGGCGATACCACTGGACGCCTACCGCCACGATGGCCTTGATTTTGCCCGTGGCGGTGGGGCTCCGTCATCAACCTATCCTCGGTGAGCGGGCAGACCCCCAGCCCAGGAATCGGGTTCTACGGAATCAGCAAGGCCGCCATCTCGCATCTCACTCGCACCCTCGCCCCCTCTCATCCGCTTCATCGACTACCCGCCGTCTCAGCTCACTACGGCGGGGAAAGGACAGATCATATGCCGCACCACACCCTCGCCGCAGAGTATGAAGAACTGCGGATGCGCACGCGCGCTTTTATCCGCGACGTCGTGATACCGGCCGAACCCCGTTCCGGCGAGCGCCTCAGCGACGTGACCCGCGATCAGCTGCAGGCCGCGGCCAAAGCGGCGGGCGTGTTCGCCCCCCAGGTGCCCCGTGAATACGGCGGCCAGGGCCTGCCCCTCGAGTATTGGTCCCCGATCTTTCAGGAGTGCGGCTATTGGCCCATTGGAGCGTCAATTCTCAACTGCAGGGCACCCGATGAAGGAAACATGCACATTCAGAACACCGGTCGATGCCGATAGCAGGGAGAACAGGTCGCTGCGTTCGGCTTCGCCCAGGTGCAACACTTCGGCGAGCGCGTTGTCCCGGAACCTTTTTCCTTTAGCGGGGAGCCAGCTCCGCGAGAACGGCGTCGAGTGCGAGCGGGTCGATCTCATACGGCGCGTTGAGCGTGAGGCGGGTCGCGATTCCCGAGAAACGTTCGCGCAGCCCGGCCGCCACCTCGGCCGGGCTGCCCGTGACGGCGAACGCGTGAAGCACGTCATCGTCGATCATCTGCGCCATGGCGTCCCACTCCCCGCGACGGGAGGCGGCGTGCAGCCCATCGGCGAGCTGCTCCCAGCCATGCAGCGCGAGAACGGGCCGGTAGGCCTCGGTCGAGCCGTAGAACGCGATCTGCTTGCGCGTTGCGAGCGCAGCGGCATCCAGGCTCGACTGATCGGTACCGATGGCCACGAGCGCCGGAACGCTCACCTGCAGCACACCCGCCTCGCGCCCGGCGCTCGCCCGACCGCGACGAAGCGCCGGCAAGCTGACCTGCTCGAGGTAGTCCCGGGTGGTGAAGCTGTGGGAGATGAGGCCGTCGGCCGCTGACCCCGCGACCTCGGTCATTCGCTCGCCCACCGCAGCGAGCCAGATCGGCGCATTACCGTGCGGGTTCGGGCCGGGGTCGAAGAACGGCGTCATGAGCGTGTGCTGGTAGAACTCCCCACGAAAGTCGAGCCGGCCGCCGGTGCTCCAGCTCTCCCAGATGGCGCGCACCGCCAGAATGTACTCGTTCATTCGCTTGGCCGGCTGCGACCACGGCATCGAGAACCGGCGTTCGATGTGCGGCCGCACCTGCGAGCCGAGTCCGAGTACGAACCTGCCCTCTGACACGAGGTGAATATCGTTGCCGAGAGTGGCCATCGACATGGGGTTGCGCGCGAACGCGACGGCAATGCCGCTCATCAGCCGCACTCGCTCGGTCGCCCGTGCGGCGAGCGCGAGCCCGATGAACGGGTCGTGGGTGATTTCGGTCACGAGCACGCCGTCGTACCCGGCGGCCTCGGCCGTTATCGCCATGCGCTCGGTCTCGAGGGGTGAACTTCGTACGTCACTGCCGAAGTCGAGCGCGAATGTCGGTGTCAGCGGTAGAGTGCCCATAGTTAATATCAAATCACAATTGAGGTCATCGTGGACTTTTCTGAATCATCCGAGCATGCCGCTCTTCGGTCCGCCGTTGCGTCTATCGTCTCGCCGTTCGGCGGCCGATATTACGCCGAGCACGCGAAGAACCGGGAACCCTGCCAGGAAGTCTGGCTCGCCCTCGGCGCAGCCGGATTCGTGGGCGTCAACATCGACGAGGAGTACGGCGGAGGCGGAGGCGGGATGCTCGACCTCGCGCTGGTTTGCGAGGAGTCGGCTGCTCAGGGTGTGCCGCTGCTGCTCATGCTCGTGTCGGCGGCGATCTCTGCCGAGGTGATTTCCGAATTCGGAACCGTCGAGCAGAAGTCCACCTGGCTTCCCGGTCTCGCCGACGGCACGTCAAAGGTGGTCTTCGCCATCACCGAGCCCGATGCGGGCAGCAACACCCACCGCATCACCACTACCGCCACGAAAGACGGTGACGACTGGGTCCTCACCGGCTCCAAGTACTACATCTCCGGCGTGGACGAGGCCGACGCGCTGCTCGTGGTCGCCCGCACGGGCCGCAACGAGAAGGGCGGCGCCCTCATGTCGCTCTTCATCGTGCCCACGGACGCCCCCGGGCTCGAACGCACCCCGATCAACATGGACGTGATGCTGCCCGAGAAGCAGTTCACGCTGTTCTTCGACGACGTGCGGCTCGGAGCAGACTCCCTCGTCGGGGTCGAGAACAACGGCTTCCAGCAGGTCTTCCACGGGCTCAACCCGGAACGCATCACGGGTGCAGCCCTCTGCATCGGCATCGCCCGGTACGCCCTTGCGCAGGCGGCGCGCTACGCGAGCGAACGCGAGGTGTGGGGCGTTCCGATCGGCACACACCAGGGCCTGTCGCATCCACTCGCCCAAGCCAGCATGGAGACCGAACTCGCTGCACTCATGATGCGCAAGGCGGCGTGGCTTCACGACAACGGCCTGCCCGCGGGTGAAGCGTCGAACACGGCGAAGTACGCGGCAGCCGAGGCCGCCGTCTCCGCCATCGACGCGGCTATCCAGACCCACGGCGGCAACGGACTCACGAGCGAGTACGGTCTGCTGCCCTACTGGGGGCTCGCACGTCTGCTGAAGATCGCTCCCGTGAGCCGTGAGATGATCCTCAACTACATTGCCCAGCACAGCCTCGGTCTGCCCCGTTCGTACTGAGTGGGCGTAGCCGGGGGCCGTCATGAAGACCGCCGCCATCTGCGACGTCGTTGCGACAAGCGGTCCCTTGCCCAGTTGTTTCGCGTCATTGAGCTCTAGTTCGTGCTGGCAGTCTCAAGCCCAAGGCCGGCATGGAGGGTGGCCCGCGCCATCGTGGAAATCGACTCGACCAGTCGGGCCGAGGGAAGGGGATTGTCGTAGGTACACACGGAGTTGATCAGCGCGAAAACGGCGTGCACGACGGTACGCAATTGCATCTCCCCCGCGTACGGCGCAACCGATTCGCCCTGAAAGATCCACTCCTCCACGAGCTGACGCTGCTGTCGACGCAGGGTGCGCAGGCCCTCGACCGGCAGATTGCCGGCATCACGCAGGTACACCGCCACGAGCGAGCGGTTGTCAATGGCGATCTGCGTCTGGGCGCGAATCATCTCATCGAGAAGGTCAGGGCCAGTGAGCCCGCTGGCCACCACCGCGCGGGTGCCGGCGAGCATGTTCTTGACCACGCGGTCGAGAAGGGCGCTCAATAGCATCGACTTCGACTCGAAGTGGCGGTACACCCCGGAACCCACGATGCCGGCGGCCGCGCCGATCTGGGTCATGCTGACCGCCGGATACCCCCGCTCCGCCATGAGCTCGGCAGCTGACCGCAGGATCAGTTCGCGGCGGTTGTGGCCGCGCGCGGACTTGGGCTGGGTGATGGTCATGTCACTATTCTCCCGTCGACCGGTCGAACTGCCCGGCACGGCGCCCCGTTCCCGCGTTGCCCGCGAAAGCCTGGGCCACGGCCAGCCACTCCTGGGCGGCCCCCGGCGTACCCGTGAGGGCGGTGTCAGCGAGGTGGCGCCTCTGCGTAACGAGCAGGGAGAAGTCGAGGGCGGTGCCGACAACGCGCTGCTCGGCATCCGCTGGCCCCCATACCCACGTGTCGCCGCCGGGCGCGGTGAGTTCCACGCGGATGTCCGTGGTCGGCGCCTCCACGCCGCGCACCTGGAACGAGAACCCGCGGGTGAGCACACCCAGATGGCAGATATGCCGCACCCGGTCGGTCGCAACGGTCTTCACGCCGAGCGCGTCGCGGATGTCCTGACCGTGAGCCCAGGTCTCCATCAGTCGAGCCGTCGCCGATGACGCGGCGCTCATCGGAGGCCCGAACCACGGGGTGCGACTCGCAGGCCCGGCGGCGGCGAGCGTCTCCACGACGCAACGGCGACTCGTGGTGAACCAGGCGAGCGTCCGCTCGGGCTCCAAGTCGGCTCTCTCCACATTGATTTGGTCGACCCAGTCGTCTCCCGTGGCGAGGAGATCGGCGACCCGCCGAGTGAGCGCCGCGGGATCGGTGAAGCCCAGGGCGGCGATGTCGTCGAAGTAGGCGAGGTGAACGACCTGGTCGTGGATGTTCCAGCCCTCGGCGGGCGTGGGAGTGCGCCACTGTGCGTGGGTCAGCGGGCCGAGCAGATCGTTCAGGTCGGCGGCTTCCGCCGCAACATCGGCAAGGAGGGCGCGGAAGGCGGTTTCATCGATCGGCATCTGCGTTCTCCCTGGTTGTTGCGCGCGGCATTCCTCACCGTTGGTCGCGATGCTGCTCCACGTCAGTGACCTGCGTAACTCTCGATCGTGCGCTGGTCGCCGTTGAATGAATTCTATGCGTTGTGAATTTTAATTCACAAGCAGCAGCGCCACACTGACATCTCGCAGGCCGCGCATGCGATCCGTCGATCCCTGTCACGTCGGTCGGCCCGCCTCGATGAGAGACCAGTTCGAGAAGCAACTGAGGGCAGGGTCGGCGTATGGGAAGTGGCGTATTCTGCTCGTCGGCACGTGCCGCAGTTCCGGTAGTCGAGTCTGGATCCCAACTATTGCCGCGCTGCCGTGCCTCAGAGTTCATGCCGGGATCACTGTGCGTTTACGCAGTGCGGCAATGGTCGAAACGTGCCTGATTTTAGCCGCCGCTCCATGTTTACCGTCGCTATGTTTACCGTCGCTATGTTTACCGTCGCTATCGCCGCTACCAGCCTCGCCTTCGCTGCACCCGGTCGTTCTCCAAGGCCGGCAGCTACGCCAACGAGTCACCTCGCAGCGGCGAGAACCAGTAACTTCGGCCACGTGGATATTGGTGACAAAGACGTATTCTCTGTCAGTCTGCGCAACGCGAACGGCGGGGTCGTGTGGAGCAAGGACCTCCACCCCGAGCGTTAGCCGCAGTGTCGCGGTGAGGGCCGAGCCGGCCAAACCGGCGACGAACGTTGTTCTCGATGACGTTGCCCTTGTCGGGGCACCCTGACGGCCGCACGCCGGCGGCTGCACAGCTGGGGTTTAGAGCTGGATGGCGACCCACTCGTCGATCTCCACGAGCAGGGGGGCCTGGGCATCCGCTGTCAGGAAGGATGCCTGCACCGCGTTGCGGGCGAGGGTTGCGAGTTCCACGGCACCGAAATTGAACGTGTCGGTGAGGGCCATGAAGTTGTCGTCGAGGTAACCGCCGAAGTACGCCGGGTCATCGGAGTTCACGGTGACGGCCAGTCCACGGGCCAGCATGGCCGGCAGCGGGTGGTCGGCGAGCGTATCGATCACGCGCAGCCGCACATTCGAGAACGGGCACACGGTGAGCGGGATCTGGTGCGTGACCAGGTGGTCCACGAGCACCTCATCTTCGAGGCTGCGGATGCCGTGGTCGATACGCGACACCTGCAACAGCTCGAGCGCCTGCCACACATACTCCGGCGGGCCCTCCTCCCCGGCGTGCGCCACACAC
Coding sequences within:
- a CDS encoding DUF4395 family protein; protein product: MLNEFTKNNLDKQGFGILDEDAKSCYAGPLRFAPGVGTVLIIVGLTLQSPTFLGFGAIVPLSGALFPRGMILDLVYNLGIRHLFHRPALPPTPTPRRFSYLLSTVLLVGSAISFYYGFSALGFTLGGAVALGGIMLTTTHWCLGSWIYRLFFRHSAARS
- a CDS encoding PA domain-containing protein → MIKPFYARTALVLVSALMIAAAAPAAGSVSRLADDGAINSGKETHAHDDAQHGVSEGHLPPTNNNVTKIGNIDLFAGAEEPGRIADVAVMGNYAYLTAFYAPECDRGGVYIVDISDPTSPKQVSKISSHVGTFSGEGSQVISLNTPSFTGDLLIYQNEICPGSKVGVGGITLIDVTNPLKPKKLVEGFGDFSVKGKSQTHSNETHSAFAWQDGSQAYAVLVDNEEAEDIDIIDITNPSRPKLISETSLADQTKQPNGAVHGDAAFLHDMVVKEIDGIQTMLVSYWDGGYAKLNVENPASPQFIADTDFAAVDPVRFEVTNGAQVISPEGNGHQAEFTRDNQFFIATDEDFDPYRVTATMGDGTAFTAVQGSDVPQINVNTTLAGDTRGVGLACDAATILPADASHTVAVIERGVCDFAVKVQNVEAKGYLGAIVFNRTGDGGCEALVSMLVTAGIPAVFVSRTDGFRILGGLPAGYSCDASGAGTAAPPVGTDGQTVDLKAVFDGWGYVHLYDANTMAEVDQYYLPEGQDPAFAAGFGDLSVHEVATDPDEDLAYVSYYAGGFRVLSYGPTGLKEVGSYIDEGGNNFWGVQVYTHPNGQKYVLASDRDSGLYILQYTGP
- a CDS encoding AMP-dependent synthetase/ligase encodes the protein MHQIDHPARTTVTPTANASDLLMERVAATPELVLFSRVVESGRLDITAAEFLAQVKSLAKGFIAAGLQPGQRIGLIAGTRYEWSLIDFAAWFAGVVLVPIYETSSPFQIRWNLGDSGAVAVIVEDAALRARVGEVLPELPEVERVWTIDDGDLDVLTTQGTTIGDVELERRRSLANEDDIATIIYTSGTTGTPKGCVLTHGNFVELSRNTANELPEVFASGASTLLFLPMAHVFARFIAVVSVYGGVRIAHEGDTKKLIERLGEFKPTFLFAVPRVFEKIYNSSEQRAEAGGRGKLFRQAVETAIARSKALDQGHVPLGLRVRFAVLDRLVLSKLRTALGGRVQFAVSGGGPLGERLGHFYRSLGVSILEGYGLTETTAPATVCRPGSVKIGTVGPPLPGVSVRIADDGEVEIAGVNVFKEYWRNPDATAAVFDDGWLRTGDLGTLDEKGNLAITGRKKEIIVTAGGKNVAPTALEVPITSNPIVGQAVVVGDRRPFITALVTLDAEMLPAWLRNNGLDPAMGRDVAAAHPAVRAEVQRAIDHGNSFVSRAESIRSFVILSTEFTEASGHLTPKLSTKRSVILDDFASEIELLYAGTPGHIDAAPHRESKLSQTFT
- a CDS encoding TetR/AcrR family transcriptional regulator; this translates as MSERIDETPVNITDGIFFTMPPVLSRGRHELSREEVLVIHRERLMIAATELLASDGYQGVGVREITARARVSRAAFYAAFDDKDACVFAAYERFIEVLLSRLTAVMAPSSTATATVNSFLEAYLSTLQLDLVAARAFHVEFESLGAAARKCRRDGTTRLATLIRDAQAAISDTPPAPLSDHIGGVYAVRDLVSDALDQSAAPELLSLLPVMSLWTTRLLALKR
- a CDS encoding acyl-CoA dehydrogenase family protein, whose amino-acid sequence is MPHHTLAAEYEELRMRTRAFIRDVVIPAEPRSGERLSDVTRDQLQAAAKAAGVFAPQVPREYGGQGLPLEYWSPIFQECGYWPIGASILNCRAPDEGNMHIQNTGRCR
- a CDS encoding TIGR03617 family F420-dependent LLM class oxidoreductase; translated protein: MGTLPLTPTFALDFGSDVRSSPLETERMAITAEAAGYDGVLVTEITHDPFIGLALAARATERVRLMSGIAVAFARNPMSMATLGNDIHLVSEGRFVLGLGSQVRPHIERRFSMPWSQPAKRMNEYILAVRAIWESWSTGGRLDFRGEFYQHTLMTPFFDPGPNPHGNAPIWLAAVGERMTEVAGSAADGLISHSFTTRDYLEQVSLPALRRGRASAGREAGVLQVSVPALVAIGTDQSSLDAAALATRKQIAFYGSTEAYRPVLALHGWEQLADGLHAASRRGEWDAMAQMIDDDVLHAFAVTGSPAEVAAGLRERFSGIATRLTLNAPYEIDPLALDAVLAELAPR